One genomic segment of Clavelina lepadiformis chromosome 3, kaClaLepa1.1, whole genome shotgun sequence includes these proteins:
- the LOC143449179 gene encoding uncharacterized protein LOC143449179, translated as MPGVSQIFFQKSHLRTHMTKHTGQKPYQCQVCEKPFTSNSDLLIHMRIHTGERLYRCQACHKSFTRSSHLQDHSRIHTQERPYRCHVCQKSFSQKSHLHTPTAIHTGEHP; from the coding sequence atgccaggtgtgtcaCAAATCTTTTTCCAAAAGAGCCATTTGCGTACTCACATGACTAAACATACCGGACAAAAACcctatcaatgccaggtgtgtgaAAAGCCATTTACCAGCAACAGCGATTTGCTGattcatatgagaatccacacagGGGAACGACTTTATCGATGCCAGGcttgccacaagtcatttaccagaAGCAGCCATTTGCAAGATCATAGTAGAATCCATACTCAGGAGCGACCTTATCGATGCCACGTATGTCAAAAGTCATTTTCCCAAAAGAGCCATTTGCATACTCCTACTGctatccacactggagagcatCCTTAA
- the LOC143449440 gene encoding uncharacterized protein LOC143449440, with translation MLNKIPPQSDIGVNATVNIVKPQSCVARNSDEECSDFGEMFVNKSTTIERINSCKVNAQLLDGNNKEKHFSCNFCDRSFKYKRNLKDHLRTHTGERRYQCDVCHKSFIQNGNFRTHMRTHTGERTYKCDVCHKSFSDSRNLKTHMRTHTGLSKHTNSLSGHLDHC, from the exons ATGTTAAATAAAATTCCTCCTCAATCAGATATTGGAGTAAATGCCACAGTCAACATTGTTAAACCACAAAGCTGTGTTGCAAGAAACTCAGATGAAGAATGCAGCGATTTTGGGGAGATGTTTGTCAATAAATCCACTACAATTGAAAGAATCAATTCTTGCAAAGTTAATGCTCAGTTGCTTGATGGAAATAACAAAGAGAagcatttttcttgcaatttttgtgatagatcattcaaatacaaaagaaacttGAAAGATCAtctaagaactcacacaggtgagcgacgttaccaatgcgatgtgtgccacaagtcatttatccaGAATGGAAATTTCCGAACTCacatgagaactcacactggagagcgaacCTATAAATgtgatgtgtgccacaagtcattttccgaTAGccgcaatttgaaaactcatatgagaacccaCACAG gtctgagcaaacacactaactccctgagcggtcacTTGGACCACTGttag